A single genomic interval of Oscillatoria sp. FACHB-1407 harbors:
- a CDS encoding TIR domain-containing protein: protein MSDVFISYSRKDKDFVKVLHQALTASQYNAWVDWEDIPLTADWWVEIRSGIEQSDTFVFVISPDSINSKVCGQELDHAVLHNKRLMPIVRRDGFDSSLIRPTLGKHNWLFFREEDDFDSAFRSLVTALDTDLDHVKRHTRLLVKAIEWEHQHHNPDLLIRGSELEHTIQWLTQGRDKEPRSTELQLEYVNESRKAELAQRDAEIKRQKKARKAIATALVGVLVCLMIAIGLGLFSFGQYQTAETQRREATTNEISALSSSSKALLLSNQELNALLDALKAASRLKSAPWATANVQDQVRLALQQAVYDVRERNRLEGHYALVFSVSFNPNGQTIATGSGDNTIKLWDVNGKELRTLNGHEDYVISVSFSPDGKMLASASRDGTIKLWNADGQGLRTLVSSNAVVSVSFSPDGTIVAAATSGGGNNTVKLWRSDTGEELRTLRGHSGIVESVTFSPDGKMIASASRDNTIKLWSITGEELKTLQGHTDTVNKVSFSPSSQTIVSASNDNTIKLWNRDGQEIRTMRGHSNYVSAVSFSPDGQTIVSSSFDGTAKLWSSIDGQELRTFRGHTNGLTDVSFSSDGKTIATASLDNSVRLWNLNNQELKTLKGHSRSVKDVSFSPDGKLLASASEDSTIKLWSTDSGLPPNQFGQVLKTLNGHTYWVNAVSFSPDGKLLASGGNFPDTTVRLWSIDGQELKILKGHRAGVNSISFSPDGKTIASASWDGTAKLWNLNGQVLKTLVGHDDFVLSVSFSPDGKTIATGSNDSTIKLWNLQGKDLKTFTGHGGAISSIAFSPDSKTIASASYDKTIKLWNLQGQELKTFAGHEASVIGVSFSPDGRTIASSSSDKTIKLWNLDGQELKTLKGHADQVSNIRFSPDGKTIASASSDKTIKLWNAETLNSDQLVVRGCNWVEGYLITHPDVLQSIEICQASDLFAQSAPILVAQAEALARKGDTQGAIAKLQMALTWNPQLQIDPERTAQQFAAKGQAEHLLTEALGLGRQGKIIEAITSYTQAQQLDPDLQIPASSWDSLCWHGSLRDFVQDVAFACDRAVNLAPGNWSPLESRAANRALRGDFKGAIADLEKAIANGVPDEESGTRWQRWIATLQAGKNPITPDEIKSLLNE, encoded by the coding sequence ATGAGCGATGTTTTCATCTCTTATTCTCGCAAGGATAAGGACTTTGTCAAAGTTTTGCATCAGGCACTCACTGCCAGCCAGTACAACGCCTGGGTCGATTGGGAAGACATTCCCCTGACGGCAGACTGGTGGGTAGAAATTAGAAGTGGCATTGAGCAGTCAGATACTTTTGTGTTTGTCATTAGCCCTGATTCCATCAACTCCAAAGTGTGTGGGCAGGAGCTAGATCACGCTGTTCTCCACAACAAACGCCTAATGCCCATTGTCCGCCGAGATGGCTTTGACTCATCACTCATCCGTCCAACATTAGGCAAACACAACTGGCTGTTTTTTCGGGAGGAGGATGATTTTGATTCAGCATTTCGATCGCTAGTAACCGCCCTCGACACCGATTTAGATCACGTCAAACGCCACACTCGCTTGTTAGTCAAAGCGATCGAGTGGGAGCATCAACACCATAATCCTGATTTGTTGATACGAGGTAGTGAGTTAGAACACACAATTCAATGGTTAACGCAGGGCCGCGACAAAGAACCGCGATCGACCGAATTACAACTGGAATATGTCAACGAAAGCCGTAAAGCAGAGTTAGCCCAACGCGATGCCGAAATTAAGCGACAAAAGAAGGCACGAAAGGCGATCGCCACTGCTTTAGTTGGTGTCCTGGTCTGTTTGATGATTGCGATCGGATTAGGACTATTTTCATTCGGTCAATATCAAACGGCTGAAACTCAACGGCGAGAAGCCACCACTAATGAAATTAGTGCTCTCAGCAGTTCCTCAAAAGCTTTGTTACTTTCAAATCAAGAGCTTAATGCATTGTTGGATGCTCTTAAGGCAGCGAGTCGATTGAAATCTGCGCCTTGGGCAACTGCTAATGTACAAGATCAAGTCAGACTGGCATTGCAGCAAGCGGTATATGACGTGAGAGAACGCAACCGTTTAGAAGGACACTACGCTCTCGTATTCAGTGTCAGCTTCAATCCGAATGGTCAAACTATTGCGACAGGCAGTGGTGACAATACAATCAAATTATGGGATGTGAACGGAAAAGAGCTCAGAACTCTCAATGGCCATGAGGATTACGTTATCAGCGTGAGCTTTAGCCCAGACGGTAAGATGCTTGCTTCTGCGAGCCGAGATGGCACCATTAAGCTGTGGAATGCAGATGGGCAGGGACTCAGAACACTAGTAAGTAGCAATGCTGTTGTGAGCGTCAGTTTTAGCCCAGATGGAACGATCGTTGCTGCTGCCACGTCGGGAGGCGGCAATAACACCGTAAAACTTTGGCGTAGTGATACTGGAGAGGAACTTAGAACACTCAGAGGGCACAGTGGCATTGTTGAAAGTGTTACTTTTAGCCCAGATGGCAAGATGATTGCTTCGGCTAGCAGAGACAATACAATTAAACTGTGGAGCATTACTGGAGAAGAACTGAAAACACTGCAAGGACATACTGACACAGTAAACAAAGTAAGCTTTAGTCCAAGTAGTCAAACCATTGTTTCTGCTAGTAACGACAACACCATCAAGTTGTGGAACCGTGATGGGCAAGAAATCAGAACCATGAGGGGACATAGCAATTATGTCAGTGCTGTGAGCTTTAGCCCAGACGGTCAAACAATTGTCTCTTCTAGCTTTGATGGTACGGCAAAACTGTGGAGCAGCATTGATGGTCAGGAGTTGAGAACATTTAGAGGCCACACAAATGGACTGACTGATGTTAGCTTTAGTTCCGATGGTAAAACGATCGCTACTGCCAGTCTTGATAACAGCGTCAGGCTTTGGAATTTAAATAATCAGGAACTCAAAACCCTCAAAGGGCATAGTCGCTCTGTCAAGGATGTCAGCTTTAGCCCCGATGGTAAGCTCCTTGCCTCTGCTAGTGAAGATAGCACGATTAAACTTTGGAGTACCGATAGCGGACTGCCTCCAAATCAATTTGGACAAGTACTCAAAACGTTGAACGGTCATACCTATTGGGTCAATGCCGTAAGCTTTAGTCCCGATGGTAAGCTCCTTGCCTCTGGAGGTAACTTTCCAGATACGACGGTTAGACTTTGGAGTATTGATGGTCAGGAACTCAAAATTCTCAAAGGCCATCGTGCTGGAGTGAATAGTATAAGTTTTAGCCCAGATGGCAAGACCATTGCTTCTGCAAGTTGGGATGGCACTGCTAAACTTTGGAACTTAAATGGACAAGTGTTAAAAACGCTCGTAGGACATGATGACTTTGTTTTAAGCGTCAGTTTTAGTCCGGATGGTAAGACCATTGCGACTGGTAGTAACGATAGCACCATTAAGTTGTGGAACTTACAGGGCAAAGACCTGAAAACCTTTACAGGGCATGGTGGTGCGATCAGCAGCATTGCTTTTAGCCCAGATAGTAAGACGATCGCGTCGGCTAGCTATGACAAAACGATTAAACTTTGGAACTTACAGGGACAGGAACTTAAAACCTTTGCGGGACATGAGGCTTCTGTAATCGGTGTGAGTTTTAGTCCCGATGGCAGAACCATTGCCTCTAGTAGCAGTGACAAAACGATTAAACTTTGGAATCTGGATGGTCAAGAATTAAAAACTTTGAAAGGTCATGCAGACCAAGTTTCAAATATCAGATTTAGTCCAGATGGTAAGACGATCGCGTCTGCCAGCTCTGACAAAACGATTAAACTCTGGAATGCTGAAACTCTTAACTCTGACCAACTAGTGGTAAGAGGTTGCAATTGGGTAGAAGGCTATCTGATTACCCATCCTGATGTGCTGCAAAGCATTGAAATATGTCAAGCTAGTGATCTGTTTGCCCAATCTGCACCTATATTAGTCGCTCAAGCAGAAGCTTTAGCACGAAAAGGCGACACACAAGGGGCGATCGCCAAACTCCAAATGGCTTTGACATGGAATCCTCAGTTACAAATCGATCCTGAAAGAACTGCTCAACAGTTTGCCGCCAAGGGTCAAGCAGAACACTTGTTGACTGAAGCTCTCGGATTAGGACGGCAAGGTAAAATCATAGAGGCAATCACCTCCTACACTCAAGCTCAACAGCTTGATCCAGATTTACAAATTCCGGCTAGTTCTTGGGATAGCCTTTGCTGGCATGGAAGTCTGCGCGATTTTGTTCAAGATGTCGCGTTTGCTTGCGATCGCGCTGTTAACTTAGCTCCTGGCAATTGGTCACCCCTCGAAAGTCGTGCTGCGAATCGAGCCTTGCGAGGGGACTTTAAGGGAGCGATCGCAGATCTGGAAAAAGCAATCGCTAACGGTGTACCCGACGAGGAATCTGGGACAAGGTGGCAGCGGTGGATTGCAACTCTACAAGCTGGTAAAAACCCAATCACTCCTGACGAAATTAAATCACTTTTGAACGAGTAA
- a CDS encoding TIR domain-containing protein, producing the protein MSDVFISYSRKDKDFVKILYEALNACDRTTWVDWSNIPLTADWWNEIEAGIEAADTFVFVLSPDAIASPICTKEIDHAVFHHKRLVPVVRRDEFDTKQVHEALRKLNWLFFREQDNFEQAFQALLEAIDTDLNHVRQHTQLLMRAIEWEHKKYSPDVLLRGRELESIIHWLTQDADKEPRSTQLQREYVNESRKAEVTYREAEIKRQKKVRKTITIALIGAIISLIIAIGLGLFSLSQYQTAETQRKEAKISEIQALSTSSNALFTSNPQELNALIDALKATSQLKLAPWSDASTQSQVRLVLQQAVYDVKERNRLNSQGNMLGSASFSPDGRMIASVGPNNSINLWNRNGQLLKTLKGHTDWIISISFSPDGKTIASAGRDGMIKLWSVEGQAQKTIKGHNHFIYRVHFSPDSTMLVSASLDKTVKLWSVSGQAIKTLQGHTDGVMDASFSPDGKTIASASMDATIKLWTLAGQEIRTLKGDQGGLTSLSFSPDGKLIAAAGGDKTIQLWTLEGEELKTLQGHDEWINSVEFSPDNTLLASSDATGTVKLWNQEGQELMALKGNGDAIYNVTFSPDSQAIATSHSGGLVKIWSIVGQELKTLRGHQGELSAASLSPDGQIIASAGEDGTIALWNKDGLQLKTLTGHTGGITDLCFSPDGKILASAGGDGFVKLWNLDGQEVNRFKAHGYGVTTIRFSPDSHTIASAGTDGAIKLWNLQGQKIQVILAHDYTVANLDFSPDGKIIASGSYDNLIKLWNLEGKELKRFQGHQGGVRDLKFSPDGQAIASASADKTIKLWNLDGQLLQSFEGHRAIVMSVRFSPDGKTIVSGSADKTMKLWNLEGQELKTLNGHSGYVSSASFSPDGKTIISASADQTVKLWDAEVLNLDGLTARGCHLLTDYLVSHPDVLQDVAVCQNPDILAQASPVLMAYGEDLAKAGDIEGAIAQFQIALTWNPQFNFDPDKTAQQFAAKGQAERLIAEGEELASADNIRSAIAKFQQAQHLDPDLRFDPTAKARQLAATALINQGQALAYQGKIKEAILLYTRAQHLSPQTMSVLAWDRLCWSGSLYGFPKEVGFACEKTVALASTEAYPYESRGLNRALRQNFGGAIKDFEMASNLTVNAGIKVRLERWLVALRANKNPFTPEEIQALLN; encoded by the coding sequence ATGAGCGATGTCTTCATCTCTTACTCTCGCAAAGACAAAGACTTCGTTAAAATACTTTATGAAGCCTTAAATGCCTGCGACCGCACAACCTGGGTAGATTGGAGCAACATTCCCTTAACAGCAGACTGGTGGAACGAAATTGAAGCAGGCATTGAGGCAGCAGATACCTTTGTGTTTGTCTTAAGTCCAGATGCGATCGCCTCTCCTATTTGCACTAAAGAAATTGATCATGCTGTTTTTCATCACAAGCGGTTAGTGCCTGTAGTGCGACGAGATGAGTTTGATACGAAGCAGGTACACGAGGCACTCAGAAAACTCAACTGGTTGTTCTTTCGAGAACAAGACAATTTTGAGCAAGCATTTCAAGCATTGCTAGAGGCGATCGATACTGACTTAAACCATGTCCGGCAGCATACTCAACTTCTGATGCGGGCGATCGAGTGGGAGCACAAAAAATATAGTCCTGATGTGTTGCTGCGGGGTCGAGAGTTAGAGTCAATTATTCACTGGCTTACACAAGATGCAGATAAAGAGCCGCGATCGACTCAACTGCAACGTGAGTATGTCAATGAAAGCCGCAAAGCAGAAGTAACTTATCGTGAAGCCGAAATTAAACGTCAAAAGAAAGTTCGCAAAACAATCACAATCGCCTTGATTGGGGCTATTATCAGCCTGATAATTGCGATCGGGTTGGGACTATTCTCACTGAGTCAATATCAAACCGCAGAGACGCAGCGCAAGGAAGCCAAAATTAGTGAAATTCAAGCTTTAAGCACTTCGTCTAACGCCCTATTCACCTCAAACCCTCAAGAACTTAATGCATTAATAGATGCACTCAAGGCAACGAGCCAATTAAAGTTAGCACCTTGGTCAGATGCCTCTACTCAAAGCCAGGTGAGATTAGTTTTGCAGCAGGCGGTATATGACGTGAAAGAACGTAACCGTCTGAACAGCCAGGGGAATATGTTGGGATCTGCTAGTTTTAGCCCAGATGGCAGAATGATTGCCTCGGTCGGTCCCAATAACTCAATCAACCTTTGGAACCGCAATGGTCAACTTCTAAAAACCTTGAAGGGACATACAGACTGGATTATTAGCATCAGCTTTAGCCCGGATGGCAAGACCATTGCCTCTGCGGGACGTGACGGCATGATTAAACTGTGGAGCGTCGAGGGACAAGCGCAAAAAACAATAAAAGGACACAATCACTTTATCTACCGCGTTCACTTTAGCCCCGACAGCACGATGCTGGTTTCAGCTAGTTTAGACAAAACAGTCAAACTCTGGAGCGTCAGTGGTCAGGCAATTAAAACACTCCAAGGGCATACCGATGGAGTGATGGATGCCAGTTTTAGCCCAGATGGCAAGACGATTGCCTCTGCCAGCATGGATGCAACAATCAAACTCTGGACATTAGCAGGGCAGGAAATTAGGACTCTTAAAGGAGATCAAGGTGGATTAACCAGCCTCAGTTTTAGCCCAGATGGCAAGCTGATTGCGGCGGCTGGTGGGGATAAAACTATTCAATTGTGGACACTAGAAGGCGAAGAACTGAAAACGCTTCAAGGACATGATGAGTGGATTAATAGCGTTGAATTTAGCCCTGATAACACGCTCCTTGCTTCATCTGATGCGACAGGAACAGTCAAACTTTGGAACCAGGAAGGGCAGGAGCTTATGGCTCTTAAAGGCAATGGTGATGCAATTTATAACGTTACCTTTAGCCCTGATAGCCAAGCGATCGCCACGTCTCACTCTGGTGGTTTAGTTAAAATTTGGAGCATTGTTGGGCAAGAACTCAAAACGTTAAGAGGTCATCAGGGTGAACTCAGTGCTGCTAGCTTGAGTCCTGATGGCCAGATCATTGCGTCAGCAGGCGAAGATGGCACGATCGCACTCTGGAACAAGGATGGTTTGCAGCTCAAAACATTAACAGGACATACAGGTGGCATTACTGATTTATGTTTTAGCCCTGACGGCAAAATTCTTGCTTCGGCAGGCGGAGATGGCTTCGTGAAGCTTTGGAATCTGGATGGGCAAGAGGTCAATCGCTTTAAAGCACATGGCTACGGAGTCACAACCATTCGCTTCAGCCCAGATAGTCATACGATCGCTTCTGCTGGTACAGATGGTGCTATTAAACTTTGGAATCTACAGGGGCAAAAAATCCAGGTCATCCTAGCCCATGACTATACGGTGGCCAATCTTGATTTCAGCCCCGATGGCAAGATCATCGCATCGGGCAGCTATGACAATTTGATTAAACTTTGGAACCTGGAGGGCAAGGAGCTAAAACGATTCCAAGGTCATCAGGGTGGGGTCAGAGATCTTAAATTCAGTCCCGATGGTCAAGCGATCGCATCTGCCAGTGCTGACAAAACCATTAAGCTGTGGAATCTAGACGGGCAATTGCTCCAATCCTTTGAAGGGCATCGGGCGATCGTCATGAGCGTCAGATTTAGTCCAGATGGCAAAACAATTGTGTCTGGCAGTGCTGACAAGACAATGAAACTGTGGAACCTGGAAGGACAAGAATTAAAAACTCTAAACGGGCACAGTGGCTATGTGAGTAGTGCAAGTTTTAGCCCTGATGGCAAAACTATTATCTCTGCCAGTGCTGACCAAACTGTTAAACTGTGGGACGCTGAGGTTCTCAATCTAGATGGGTTAACCGCACGAGGCTGCCACCTGCTCACTGATTATCTGGTCAGTCATCCTGATGTTTTACAGGATGTCGCAGTCTGTCAAAACCCTGACATTTTGGCTCAAGCGTCTCCTGTTTTAATGGCTTATGGAGAAGACTTAGCCAAAGCAGGTGATATCGAAGGGGCGATCGCCCAATTTCAAATCGCGTTGACATGGAATCCTCAGTTCAATTTTGACCCTGACAAAACAGCACAACAGTTTGCAGCCAAGGGGCAGGCTGAACGGCTAATAGCAGAGGGTGAAGAGTTGGCCAGTGCTGACAATATTCGCAGCGCAATTGCAAAATTTCAACAGGCACAACACCTTGATCCTGATCTGAGATTTGATCCCACAGCCAAAGCACGACAGCTTGCCGCAACTGCCCTCATCAACCAGGGTCAAGCGTTGGCCTATCAAGGCAAAATTAAAGAGGCAATTCTGCTTTATACACGAGCGCAACACCTTTCCCCTCAAACCATGTCTGTTCTTGCCTGGGATAGGTTGTGTTGGAGTGGAAGCTTATACGGATTCCCTAAAGAGGTTGGCTTTGCTTGTGAGAAAACTGTCGCTCTTGCCTCCACAGAAGCGTATCCCTATGAAAGCCGAGGGCTGAATCGAGCACTGAGGCAAAATTTTGGGGGAGCTATTAAAGACTTTGAGATGGCTAGCAACCTCACCGTAAATGCAGGAATCAAAGTAAGACTAGAGCGATGGCTTGTTGCTCTTCGGGCTAACAAAAATCCATTTACTCCTGAAGAAATTCAAGCATTGTTGAATTAA
- a CDS encoding YcxB family protein — translation MKIRFTLLPRDYWEFHKFGMLHVPRLQLATFTHCCVLTLTSFSLCWLYASMTGRRDLEVVLFNPLILSGAVIAWYFWQLKLRYQRLVEKTPGLVGEHLLSVATEGVHKVNPVGEKFITWLQIEKIVEQPHYIFLLFQDHWAYLVPKRAFANSEEATEFLMTLVTYWKQAKIN, via the coding sequence ATGAAAATTCGCTTTACCCTGCTACCCAGAGACTACTGGGAATTTCACAAATTTGGCATGTTGCATGTGCCCCGATTGCAACTCGCGACCTTCACCCACTGCTGTGTGTTGACGTTGACGAGTTTTTCGCTGTGTTGGCTTTATGCCTCCATGACGGGACGACGTGATCTAGAGGTTGTGTTATTCAATCCGTTAATTTTGAGTGGTGCGGTTATAGCTTGGTATTTCTGGCAACTCAAATTGCGCTACCAACGCCTAGTTGAGAAGACCCCCGGATTGGTCGGTGAACATCTGTTGAGTGTCGCCACTGAGGGAGTTCACAAGGTTAATCCAGTGGGTGAAAAGTTTATCACCTGGTTGCAAATTGAGAAGATTGTGGAGCAACCTCACTATATTTTTCTGTTGTTTCAGGATCATTGGGCGTATTTAGTACCCAAGCGAGCATTTGCCAATTCAGAGGAGGCAACTGAATTTTTGATGACGCTTGTGACGTATTGGAAACAGGCAAAAATTAACTAG